In a single window of the Acinetobacter sp. CS-2 genome:
- the sbmA gene encoding peptide antibiotic transporter SbmA, which translates to MFKSFFPNPKWFFSSLVLWFVINIALWYSGGSGWGTFLGFAPGYATAELPVGVSRFWAPSFLWFYLWFIVSTVIFALFWRFKSSNPWQGWSVWGSAFILFNIWFAVQVNVVVNAWYSPFYDLIQKMLSSGGGNVNLLYSETLTFLYVAMVYVTIAVFNLFFVSHYIFRWRTAMNDYYTAHWEQLRYIEGASQRIQEDTMRFAKTTESLGVSFIQALMTLMAFLPVLLQLSSHVKQLPVIGEIPYALVWAAISWAVLGTVVLMLVGYKLPGLEFNNQKVEAAYRKELVYGEDYADRADPLTLKELFSRVRFNYFRLYFHYAYFNMVRIWYMQLDNLYGLFVLFPSIAAGAITLGLMMQIANVFGKVRESFQYLIESWPTIIELLSIYKRLRAFESTLHK; encoded by the coding sequence ATGTTTAAATCTTTTTTTCCTAATCCAAAGTGGTTCTTTTCATCGTTGGTACTCTGGTTTGTCATCAATATTGCATTGTGGTATTCCGGTGGAAGTGGCTGGGGAACATTTTTAGGCTTTGCACCGGGTTATGCCACTGCAGAATTACCTGTTGGCGTAAGCCGTTTTTGGGCACCTTCATTTTTATGGTTCTATCTGTGGTTCATCGTTTCTACCGTTATTTTTGCGCTGTTCTGGCGCTTTAAATCCAGCAATCCATGGCAGGGCTGGTCGGTCTGGGGCTCGGCTTTTATCCTGTTCAATATCTGGTTTGCGGTGCAGGTCAATGTCGTGGTGAATGCCTGGTACAGCCCATTTTATGACCTGATTCAGAAAATGCTGAGTAGTGGTGGTGGTAATGTCAATCTACTTTACAGTGAAACCTTGACTTTCCTGTATGTCGCCATGGTCTATGTGACGATTGCCGTTTTTAACCTGTTCTTTGTCAGCCATTATATCTTCCGGTGGCGTACGGCGATGAATGACTATTACACCGCGCATTGGGAACAGTTACGTTATATTGAAGGGGCTTCGCAGCGTATTCAAGAAGATACCATGCGTTTTGCCAAAACCACCGAAAGTTTAGGGGTGAGTTTCATTCAGGCCCTGATGACACTCATGGCATTTTTACCGGTGTTGTTACAGTTATCATCGCATGTGAAACAACTCCCGGTGATTGGTGAAATTCCTTATGCACTGGTCTGGGCTGCCATCAGCTGGGCGGTGCTTGGTACTGTAGTGTTGATGCTGGTCGGTTATAAATTGCCGGGTCTGGAATTTAATAACCAGAAAGTTGAAGCCGCTTACCGCAAAGAACTGGTTTATGGTGAAGACTATGCCGATCGTGCCGATCCGCTGACCTTAAAAGAATTGTTCAGCCGTGTGCGTTTTAATTATTTCCGCCTGTATTTCCATTATGCCTATTTCAACATGGTACGCATCTGGTACATGCAACTGGACAATCTGTATGGCTTGTTTGTGCTGTTTCCAAGTATTGCCGCAGGGGCTATTACCTTAGGCCTTATGATGCAGATTGCCAATGTCTTCGGTAAGGTACGCGAGTCCTTCCAGTATTTAATCGAGTCTTGGCCGACCATTATTGAATTGCTTTCGATTTATAAGCGTTTACGGGCATTTGAATCGACTTTGCATAAATAA